The following are from one region of the Salvia splendens isolate huo1 chromosome 2, SspV2, whole genome shotgun sequence genome:
- the LOC121783303 gene encoding sodium/hydrogen exchanger 1-like — translation MMDSMSFDPKAMLGTMNNLGTSDHASVVSITLFVTLLCACIVIGHLLEENRWMNESITALIIGVATGVIILLISSGTSSHLLVFNEDLFFIYLLPPIIFNAGFQVKKKQFFRNFMTIVMFGVLGTLISFVIISLGAIAILGKMDIGLAIGDYIAIGAIFAATDSVCTLQVLNQDETPLLYSLVFGEGVVNDATSVVLFNAVQNFDLSNINTSIALQLVGTFFYLFISSTALGVGTGLLSAYIIKKLYFGRHSTDREVAIMMLMAYLSYMLAELTNLSGILTVFFCGIVMSHYTWHNVTENSRITTKHTFATLSFVAEIFIFLYVGMDALDIEKWRFVSDRPKTSISVSAALLGLVLVGRAAFVFPLSFLSNLTKKIPHEKISFNEQITIWWSGLMRGAVSMALAYNQFTRSGHTTERGNAIMITSTITVVLFSTVVFGLITKPLVRFLLPSSEELNRMVSADPLTPNSFTVPLLGECQDSVAELFSSNGQVSDGGQGIGRPSSLRMLLTRPTRTVHYYWRKFDDAFMRPVFGGRGFVPFIPGSPTEQSMHLPGEAKN, via the exons ATGATGGATAGCATGAGTTTTGACCCAAAAGCGATGTTAGGGACAATGAATAATTTGGGAACCTCTGATCACGCCTCAGTGGTGTCGATAACCTTGTTTGTAACACTCCTATGTGCATGTATTGTGATTGGTCATCTATTGGAAGAAAATCGTTGGATGAATGAATCTATCACTGCCCTCATAATT GGTGTAGCGACTGGAGTTATAATTCTGCTTATTAGTAGTGGGACGAGCTCACATCTCCTGGTGTTCAATGAGgatctttttttcatttatctGCTTCCTCCAATCATCTTTAACGCTGG GTTTCAGGTTAAAAAGAAACAATTCTTTCGCAATTTCATGACCATAGTGATGTTTGGGGTACTTGGTACCTTGATATCATTTGTCATCATATCATTAG GTGCTATTGCCATATTGGGGAAAATGGATATTGGTCTTGCAATTGGAGACTACatag CAATTGGAGCAATTTTTGCCGCAACAGATTCAGTGTGCACATTGCAG GTGCTAAATCAAGACGAGACTCCATTGCTGTACAGTCTTGTATTTGGAGAAGGTGTTGTAAATGATGCAACATCTGTAGTGCTTTTCAATGCAGTCCAGAACTTTGACCTTTCTAATATCAACACCAGTATAGCTCTGCAGCTGGTTGGAAccttcttttatttgtttatttcgAGCACTGCTCTAGGAGTCGGG ACTGGACTGCTCAGTGCATATATCATAAAAAAGCTCTATTTTGGAAG GCATTCCACTGATCGTGAGGTTGCTATTATGATGCTCATGGCTTACCTTTCATACATGTTGGCTGAA TTAACAAATCTAAGCGGTATCCTCACTGTTTTCTTCTGTGGGATTGTGATGTCGCACTATACCTGGCATAATGTCACAGAGAACTCAAGGATCACCACCAA GCATACCTTTGCGACATTATCTTTTGTGGCCGAGATCTTTATATTCCTTTATGTCGGCATGGATGCTCTCGACATTGAGAAATGGAGATTTGTTAGTGACAG GCCAAAAACATCGATCTCTGTCAGTGCGGCTCTACTGGGATTGGTTTTGGTGGGTAGGGCTGCCTTTGTATTTCCTTTGTCATTTTTGTCCAACCTGACCAAGAAAATCCCACATGAGAAGATTAGTTTTAATGAGCAA ATCACAATATGGTGGTCTGGTCTTATGCGAGGTGCAGTTTCTATGGCTCTTGCTTACAACCAG TTTACTCGATCTGGCCATACCACGGAACGTGGAAATGCTATCATGATCACCAGTACAATAACAGTTGTCCTCTTCAGCACGGTG GTATTTGGCCTGATCACAAAACCTCTTGTGAGGTTCTTGCTGCCTTCATCGGAAGAGCTAAACAGAATGGTCTCTGCAGATCCACTCACGCCAAATTCCTTCACAGTGCCACTTCTTGGTGAATGTCAGGACTCCGTAGCCGAACTATTTAGCAGCAACGGACAAGTTTCCGACGGTGGCCAGGGCATTGGTCGTCCGAGCAGTTTACGGATGCTGCTGACAAGGCCTACTCGCACAGTCCATTACTACTGGAGAAAATTCGACGACGCATTCATGCGTCCTGTTTTCGGCGGCCGTGGTTTCGTTCCTTTCATCCCGGGCTCGCCAACAGAACAAAGCATGCATCTGCCCGGAGAAGCCAAAAACTAA
- the LOC121759385 gene encoding vesicle-associated protein 2-2-like translates to MNTQLVEIQPRELKFKCEVKKQSTCSVHLLNATDQYVAFKVKTTSPKKYCVRPNIGIIKPKSNYDFTVTMQAQKSVPSDMQCKDKFLIQSTVVPYGTSEEEITSSMFAKQTQKYIEETKLRVVLTSAPSSPEKQKATVLSQQEPSNEFFMPKDHYSPDFMPVNGVAKQESHYEPPIPKEDHSPVLLPVKGINKQEPQYEPPIPKDTLQNVVADSLLPDLPQTKPVKAVDFVKNMEDSRTVKVMDSEKPIPAKDDNSKQVEDLEEVKLKLTEEIKELRSTISAMDSKLIEAEYTIEKLKVEKSNTIREKETLKQDLAMSNPKSVVRKVQVGFPPLFVCMVALISLIIGSMFRG, encoded by the exons ATGAATACTCAGCTTGTGGAGATTCAGCCTCGTGAACTTAAATTCAAAT GTGAGGTGAAGAAACAGAGCACATGTTCTGTTCACCTTCTGAATGCCACTGACCAGTATGTAGCTTTCAAG GTTAAAACTACATCGCCAAAGAAGTACTGCGTTAGGCCTAATATCGGTATAATCAAGCCAAAGTCGAATTATGATTTCACAG TGACCATGCAAGCCCAGAAATCGGTCCCCTCAGACATGCAATGCAAAGATAAATTCCTTATTCAGAGCACTGTGGTACCATATGGCACAAGTGAGGAAGAGATTACCTCTAGCATG TTTGCTAAACAAACTCAAAAGTACATTGAAGAGACCAAGCTCAGGGTTGTTCTTACTAGTGCGCCGAGTTCTCCAGAAAAGCAAAAAGCTACAGTACTTTCACAGCAAGAGCCCTCTAATGAGTTTTTTATGCCGAAAGATCACTATTCACCTGATTTTATGCCTGTTAATGGAGTTGCCAAGCAAGAATCACATTATGAGCCTCCAATTCCAAAAGAAGACCATTCACCTGTTTTGCTGCCTGTTAAAGGAATTAACAAGCAAGAACCACAGTATGAGCCTCCAATTCCAAAAGATACTTTGCAGAATGTAGTTGCGGATTCCCTTCTTCCTGACCTG ccacaaaccaagccagtAAAGGCAGTCGATTTTGTCAAAAACATGGAAGACTCTAGAACGGTAAAAGTCATGGACAGTGAGAAGCCAATTCCTGCCAAGGATGATAACTCAAAGCAAGTGGAAGATCTAGAAGAGGTGAAATTGAAGCTTACGGAAGAGATCAAAGAATTGAGATCAACAATCAGTGCCATGGACTCGAAGCTGATTGAG GCAGAGTACACTATTGAGAAGCTAAAGGTAGAAAAGAGCAACACCATCCGTGAAAAGGAAACTTTGAAGCAAGATCTG GCAATGTCGAATCCAAAGAGTGTTGTGAGAAAAGTCCAAGTTGGGTTCCCCCCATTGTTCGTCTGCATGGTCGCTCTCATCAGTTTGATAATCGGGAGTATGTTTCGAGGTTAG